A genome region from Microbacterium sp. CGR2 includes the following:
- a CDS encoding DUF6112 family protein, which yields MPAITLALLQAENVYPDLSGVGGRSTLIEIVGALLTIVLIVSVLMLVVSGIVWAVSSTTGNPQTAAKGKVGVFVALGTAVLAGAGVAWMNFLLNLGDTL from the coding sequence ATGCCTGCCATCACCTTGGCCCTGCTACAGGCTGAGAACGTCTACCCCGATCTCTCCGGTGTCGGAGGTCGCTCCACCCTCATCGAGATCGTCGGCGCGCTGCTCACGATCGTGTTGATCGTTTCGGTGCTCATGCTCGTCGTCTCTGGGATCGTGTGGGCAGTGTCGTCCACGACCGGGAACCCGCAGACCGCTGCGAAAGGAAAAGTCGGGGTGTTCGTCGCCCTCGGAACCGCTGTCCTCGCAGGTGCCGGTGTGGCATGGATGAACTTCCTCCTGAACCTCGGCGACACCCT